From one Thermodesulfobacteriota bacterium genomic stretch:
- a CDS encoding DUF169 domain-containing protein has translation MDMALRDRFLELWKKYFEGAEIPLAFMYAEDPQDTEKVHLPKEHRCFIGELAAVRQGKSLRFDEYTIGCQGGKNYLGFSQSLMPNFEQFLSCGIPGKVEGERYKKTPELVKEFVTRQPSFEAPEQYIVFKRFDKLGWSDQPAAVVFIAPPDVLSGLFTLANFSEAEPNGVFCPFCAGCGAIVKYPYLENASERPRAVLGMFDVSARPYVGKTELSFTVPMSKFAGMVADMEESFLTTKSWSLVQRRIARSATPAG, from the coding sequence ATGGACATGGCGCTGAGGGACCGCTTTCTGGAGCTCTGGAAGAAATACTTCGAGGGGGCCGAAATCCCCCTCGCCTTCATGTACGCCGAGGATCCGCAGGATACCGAGAAAGTGCATCTTCCGAAGGAGCACCGCTGCTTCATCGGGGAGCTGGCGGCAGTCCGGCAGGGGAAATCGCTGCGCTTCGACGAGTACACGATCGGATGCCAGGGAGGGAAGAATTACCTCGGCTTTTCGCAGAGCCTCATGCCGAACTTCGAGCAGTTCCTCTCCTGCGGCATCCCGGGGAAGGTGGAAGGGGAGCGCTACAAGAAGACGCCGGAGCTGGTGAAGGAGTTTGTCACGCGGCAGCCGTCGTTCGAGGCGCCCGAGCAGTACATCGTGTTCAAGCGGTTCGACAAGCTCGGCTGGTCCGATCAGCCCGCCGCCGTCGTCTTCATCGCCCCGCCCGACGTCCTCTCGGGGCTGTTCACCCTGGCCAACTTCTCCGAGGCGGAGCCCAACGGCGTCTTCTGCCCCTTCTGCGCGGGCTGCGGCGCCATCGTCAAGTACCCGTACCTCGAGAACGCCTCCGAGCGCCCGCGGGCCGTGCTCGGCATGTTCGACGTCTCCGCCCGCCCTTACGTCGGCAAGACGGAGCTCAGCTTCACCGTGCCGATGAGCAAGTTCGCCGGCATGGTCGCCGACATGGAGGAGAGCTTCCTCACGACGAAGTCGTGGTCGCTCGTGCAGCGGCGGATCGCCCGGTCGGCCACCCCGGCGGGGTAA
- a CDS encoding antitoxin Xre/MbcA/ParS toxin-binding domain-containing protein: MIRAAAIADVLGIKDKVRSLRDLQAEVERGLPKASLQRCVTLIISDPKEQKKIIYRIVPSATYHRRKRILKIEESEKTERLARVIATANHVWNDEEDARRFLTSPHPMLGMKTPIEVSHTELGARRIEEMLWNLFHGLPA, from the coding sequence ATGATCCGGGCCGCCGCCATCGCCGACGTTCTCGGGATCAAGGACAAGGTCCGGTCCCTTCGCGATCTCCAGGCGGAGGTCGAGCGCGGCCTCCCGAAGGCGTCGCTGCAACGCTGCGTCACCTTGATCATCAGCGACCCCAAGGAGCAGAAAAAGATCATCTACCGGATCGTCCCTTCGGCGACCTACCACCGCCGGAAGCGGATCCTGAAGATCGAGGAAAGCGAAAAGACCGAGCGGCTGGCGCGCGTGATCGCAACCGCCAACCATGTCTGGAACGACGAAGAGGACGCAAGGCGGTTCCTGACCTCTCCCCACCCGATGCTGGGGATGAAGACCCCGATCGAGGTATCCCATACGGAACTGGGGGCGCGCCGCATCGAGGAGATGCTCTGGAACCTGTTCCATGGTCTCCCGGCGTAA